A portion of the Bufo gargarizans isolate SCDJY-AF-19 chromosome 7, ASM1485885v1, whole genome shotgun sequence genome contains these proteins:
- the COPG1 gene encoding coatomer subunit gamma-1, with protein sequence MLKKFDKKDEESGGGSNPFQQLEKSAVLQEARLFNETPINPRKCAHILTKILYLINQGEHMGATEATEAFFAMTKLFQSNDPTLRRMCYLTIKEMANISEDVIIVTSSLTKDMTGKDDSYRGPAVRALCKITDSTMLQAIERYMKQAIVDKVPSVSSSALVSSLHLLKTSFDVVKRWVNEAQEAASSDNLMVQYHALGLLYHVRKNDRLSVNKMLSKFMRHGLKSPFAYCMMIRVASKLLEEEDGNRDSPLFDFIESCLRNKHEMVVYEAASAIVNLPACTAKELAPAVSVLQLFCTSPKAALRYAAVRTLNKVAMKHPSAVTACNLDLENLVTDSNRSIATLAITTLLKTGSESSIDRLMKQISSFMSEISDEFKVVVVQAINALCHKYPRKHAVMMNFLFTMLREEGGFDYKRAIVDCIISIIEENPESKETGLSHLCEFIEDCEFTVLATRILHLLGQEGPRTSSPSKFIRFIYNRVILENEEVRAGAVTALAKFGAQNEDMLPSILVLLRRCVMDDDNEVRDRATFYLNILEQRQKALNSSYILNGLTVSIPGLERALHQYTLEPSEKPFDLKSVPLATTPMAEQRGETVPAATVRQPEKVVSTRQDIFQEQLAAVTEFKDLGALFKSSSEAVALTESETEYVVRCTKHTFASHIVFQFDCTNTLNDQILENVTVHMEPAEGYEVICYVPVKSLSYNQPGTCYTLVSIPEEDLSAYSCTFSCMLKFTVKDCDPNTGEADEEGYDDEYVLEDIEVTVVDHIQKVLKPNFGAAWEEVGGEFEKEETFNLSTIKTLEDAVGNVIKFLGMQPCERSDKVPENKNAHTLYLAGVFRVGYDILVRAKLVLTDTVTMQVTARSKEEYPVDAIMASVG encoded by the exons ATGCTGAAGAAGTTCGACAAGAAGGACGAGGAGTCCG GCGGCGGCTCCAATCCTTTCCAGCAGTTGGAGAAAAGTGCAGTTCTCCAGGAG GCTCGTTTGTTTAATGAGACTCCCATCAACCCCCGAAAATGTGCTCATATATTGACCAAGATCCTGTACCTGATAAACCAG GGGGAGCACATGGGAGCCACAGAAGCAACAGAAGCTTTCTTTGCCATGACCAAATTGTTCCAGTCAAACGAT CCGACCCTGCGCAGAATGTGCTACCTTACTATAAAGGAGATGGCGAATATCTCTGAGGATGTCATCATTGTCACCAGTAG TTTAACCAAAGACATGACTGGGAAAGATGACAGCTACAGAGGTCCAGCAGTGAGAGCCTTATGTAAAATCACAGAT AGCACCATGCTGCAGGCCATCGAGCGCTACATGAAACAAGCCATCGTGGACAAAGTGCCAAGCGTATCCAGCTCTGCTCTCGTCTCTTCTCTG CACCTGTTGAAGACTAGTTTTGATGTAGTGAAGCGCTGGGTGAATGAAGCACAGGAAGCTGCCTCCAGTGATAACCTCATGGTGCAG TACCACGCTCTCGGATTGCTGTATCATGTCCGTAAGAACGATCGTCTGTCTGTCAACAAGATGCTGAGTAAGTTCATGCGTCATGGCCTGAAGTCTCCTTTCGCCTATTGTATGATGATTCGGGTGGCCAGCAAACTCCTGGAGGAAGAAGATGGAAA CCGGGACAGTCCCCTGTTTGATTTCATTGAGAGCTGTCTCAGAAACAAGCATGAAATGGTCGTTTATGAAGCTGCTTCGGCCATCGTTAACCTGCCCGCCTGCACTGCCAAAGAACTGGCACCTGCTGTGTCTG TGTTACAGCTGTTTTGCACTTCTCCAAAAGCCGCCCTCCGCTATGCTGCAGTCAGAACACTTAACAAG GTGGCCATGAAGCACCCATCAGCGGTAACTGCCTGCAATTTGGACTTAGagaatctggtgacagactccaacCGCAGTATCGCCACCTTGGCAATCACGACACTGCTGAAGACCGGCAGCGAGAGCAGCATTGACCGACTCATGAAACAGATCTCCTCTTTCATGTCTGAAATCTCAGATGAGTTCAAG GTGGTGGTTGTACAAGCAATTAATGCTCTCTGTCACAAGTATCCTCGTAAGCATGCTGTCATGATGAACTTCCTATTCACAATGCTCAGGGAAGAG GGTGGGTTTGATTACAAGCGAGCCATAGTTGATTGTATCATCAGTATCATTGAAGAGAATCCAGAAAGCAAAGAGACTGGACTGTCCCACCTGTGCGAGTTCATAGAGGATTGTGAGTTCACAGTTTTGGCCACTCGCATTCTCCACCTCTTGGGACAAGAAGGACCTAGGACCAGCAGTCCATCTAAGTTCATCCGCTTCATTTACAACAGAGTTATATTGGAGAATGAGGAGGTTCGAGCAG GTGCTGTCACTGCTTTGGCCAAATTTGGTGCTCAAAATGAAGACATGTTGCCCAGCATTTTGGTATTGTTGAGAAG GTGTGTAATGGACGATGATAATGAAGTGAGAGACCGAGCTACCTTCTATCTGAACATTTTAGAGCAAAGACAAAAGGCTCTGAATTCTTCATACATCCTTAACG GGTTAACAGTGTCCATCCCTGGACTGGAGCGGGCATTACATCAGTACACGCTGGAGCCTTCTGAAAAGCCATTTGACCTAAAGTCTGTACCATTGGCCACCACACCCATGGCAGAACAGAGAGGAG AAACTGTGCCTGCCGCCACAGTACGACAACCTGAAAAAGTGGTGTCCACTAGGCAGGACATATTCCAAG AGCAACTCGCTGCTGTTACAGAATTTAAGGACCTTGGCGCTTTATTCAAGTCTTCTTCAGAAGCTGTTGCCCTTACTGAGTCTGAGACAGAATATGTTGTCCGATGCACCAAGCACACATTTGCTAGTCACATAGTGTTCCAG TTTGATTGTACCAATACACTAAACGATCAGATCCTGGAGAATGTAACTGTTCACATGGAGCCAGCAGAGGGATATGAAGTCATCTGCTACGTACCTGTTAAGTCTCTGTCCTACAACCAGCCCGGAACCTGCTACACACTGGTCTCCATACCTGAAGAAGATCTCTCTGCCT ATTCATGTACATTTAGCTGCATGCTAAAGTTTACTGTTAAGGACTGTGATCCTAACACTGGTGAAGCTGATGAGGAGGGTTATGACGATGAGTATGTG CTGGAAGACATTGAGGTGACAGTCGTGGATCACATACAGAAAGTTCTGAAACCAAACTTTGGAGCTGCTTGGGAAGAGGTGGGAGGTGAATTTGAAAAAGAAGAGACTTTCAACTTATCCACCATTAAAACTTTGGAAG ATGCGGTCGGAAACGTAATAAAATTCCTGGGAATGCAGCCATGTGAGAGGTCAGATAAAGTACCAGAGAACAAGAATGCACACACCTTGTACCTGGCAG GCGTGTTTCGGGTTGGCTATGACATCTTAGTACGTGCAAAGCTGGTTCT